The following coding sequences lie in one Lelliottia jeotgali genomic window:
- a CDS encoding Glycoprotein-polysaccharide metabolism produces the protein MKLVHMLSGLAVAVALSACADKSADIQTPAPNPNAAGATTQPTMQQPNVSGTVWIRQKVALPPDAVLTVTLSDASLADAPSKVLSQKAVRTEGKQAPFSFVLPFNPADIQPKARILLSAAITVNDKLVFITDTVQPVINEGGTKADLTLVPVQQTAVPMQQGGGAATTVPSTSPTQVSPSSAVPAPTKY, from the coding sequence ATGAAACTCGTGCACATGTTAAGTGGTTTAGCGGTAGCGGTTGCTCTGTCTGCTTGTGCAGATAAAAGTGCTGATATTCAGACGCCAGCGCCAAACCCAAATGCCGCCGGGGCGACGACGCAGCCAACCATGCAGCAGCCTAATGTTTCCGGTACGGTGTGGATTCGCCAGAAAGTAGCGCTGCCGCCGGATGCGGTATTAACGGTTACTCTGTCCGATGCTTCTCTGGCCGATGCGCCGTCAAAAGTGCTGTCGCAGAAAGCGGTTCGTACAGAAGGCAAACAGGCGCCGTTCAGCTTCGTGCTGCCGTTTAATCCGGCAGACATTCAGCCTAAAGCGCGAATCTTGCTGAGTGCGGCAATTACCGTGAATGACAAACTGGTGTTTATCACCGATACGGTACAACCGGTGATTAATGAGGGCGGGACCAAAGCCGACCTGACGCTGGTTCCGGTTCAGCAGACTGCCGTACCGATGCAGCAGGGCGGTGGTGCTGCGACGACGGTTCCGTCAACGTCGCCAACGCAGGTGAGCCCGTCTTCTGCGGTTCCAGCTCCGACCAAATACTAA
- a CDS encoding methylated-DNA--protein-cysteine methyltransferase-related protein: MPVLLRPATFAHVPARVLCALFSRSLSVDEHDSFPQRVWQIIASIPEGYVTTYGDVARLAGSPRAARQVGGVLKRLPEGSTLPWYRVVNRHGEISLTGPDLQRQRQALLSEGVQVSGKGKIDMQKYRWDY; the protein is encoded by the coding sequence ATGCCTGTCTTACTTAGACCAGCCACTTTCGCGCATGTTCCCGCACGGGTTCTTTGCGCACTCTTCAGCAGGAGTTTATCCGTGGATGAACACGACTCTTTTCCCCAGCGGGTGTGGCAGATTATTGCCTCGATTCCGGAAGGTTATGTCACGACCTACGGCGATGTGGCGCGCCTTGCTGGCTCCCCGCGTGCAGCGCGTCAGGTTGGCGGCGTACTGAAACGTCTGCCGGAAGGCAGCACGCTGCCCTGGTACCGGGTGGTGAATCGTCACGGTGAAATTTCCCTTACTGGCCCGGATTTACAGCGTCAGCGCCAGGCATTGCTGTCTGAAGGCGTGCAGGTATCGGGTAAGGGCAAGATTGATATGCAAAAGTATCGGTGGGATTATTAG
- a CDS encoding transcriptional regulator, GntR family, which produces MSSRRFGSQSLVRLLGHWQQPSSRTPLWRQLADALRLLILDGRLALDTRLPGERELATTLTVSRTTIGSALAHLRDAGYLESRHGSGSRVILPDSHAVPTRAAASVALDLSTAALSAGPEIHQAYTHALTAMTQHLSQTGYDQLGLPALREALAERYCSRGLPTRADEIMVVNGAVSGFALVLRMLTGPGDRVVVDHPTYPLAIAAIQGASCRPVGVALPESGWDTDGFAATLAQTAPRLAYLMPDFHNPTGRCMDVATRKKMTAIAAQTRTTLVVDETMVDLWFDAPPPPPLAAFNPQANVITLGSAGKSFWGGLRLGWIRASSRTIATLAQTRDTLDLGSPLLEQLATLWLIENSASFLPARRQMLTERRNRCSALMREHFPDWRFHEPEGGLSYWVELPGMVATQLGARAETLGIHLGTGTRFGLSGAFDRYLRMPFSMDSAELENALLRIKPLWTTLNKSDSFLKRGVI; this is translated from the coding sequence ATGTCATCTCGTCGCTTTGGTAGTCAGTCTTTGGTGCGCCTGCTTGGCCACTGGCAACAGCCTTCTTCCCGCACTCCGCTCTGGCGTCAGTTGGCCGACGCGCTGCGCCTGCTGATCCTCGATGGGCGGTTGGCTCTTGATACGCGTCTACCCGGCGAACGTGAACTGGCTACGACGCTTACAGTGAGTCGCACGACAATCGGTAGCGCGCTGGCGCATCTGCGCGATGCGGGCTATCTGGAAAGTCGCCACGGCAGCGGTTCACGCGTCATTCTTCCGGACAGTCATGCCGTTCCAACGCGAGCGGCGGCGAGCGTGGCGCTGGATCTCTCGACCGCCGCGCTCAGTGCCGGTCCTGAAATCCATCAGGCATACACCCACGCGCTCACCGCCATGACTCAGCATCTTTCACAAACGGGATACGATCAGTTAGGTTTGCCAGCACTGCGAGAAGCCCTTGCCGAGCGCTATTGCTCACGCGGATTGCCGACGCGGGCGGACGAAATCATGGTGGTCAACGGGGCCGTCAGCGGTTTTGCGCTGGTACTGCGGATGCTCACCGGCCCAGGCGATCGGGTGGTGGTGGATCATCCCACCTATCCGCTGGCGATTGCGGCGATACAGGGTGCGTCTTGCCGCCCCGTCGGCGTGGCGCTCCCGGAATCGGGCTGGGATACCGACGGCTTTGCAGCAACACTGGCGCAAACCGCGCCGCGTCTGGCGTATCTAATGCCGGATTTCCATAACCCTACCGGGCGTTGCATGGATGTCGCGACCCGCAAGAAAATGACTGCAATTGCTGCGCAAACCCGTACCACGCTGGTCGTTGATGAAACGATGGTGGATCTGTGGTTTGATGCACCTCCCCCGCCGCCGCTTGCCGCATTTAATCCGCAGGCAAACGTCATTACGCTAGGTTCAGCGGGTAAAAGTTTTTGGGGGGGCTTGAGACTGGGATGGATTCGCGCGTCGTCGCGCACCATTGCCACGCTTGCCCAAACGCGCGATACCCTCGATCTCGGCTCACCGTTACTGGAACAGCTGGCGACGCTGTGGTTAATTGAAAATTCCGCCTCTTTTCTCCCGGCACGACGCCAGATGTTGACGGAACGCCGCAATCGTTGCAGTGCATTAATGCGCGAGCATTTTCCCGACTGGCGTTTTCACGAGCCTGAAGGCGGGCTGTCGTATTGGGTAGAATTGCCGGGAATGGTGGCAACGCAATTGGGCGCGCGGGCAGAGACGCTGGGCATTCATCTGGGAACCGGAACGCGATTTGGCCTTTCGGGGGCGTTTGATCGCTATCTGCGAATGCCCTTCTCAATGGATTCGGCAGAGCTTGAAAATGCGCTGCTTCGAATTAAACCCTTATGGACCACATTGAATAAAAGCGACAGTTTTTTAAAACGTGGCGTTATATAG
- a CDS encoding membrane protein — MLRRLLQLYVGLSFYGLSTAMFVRADLGADPWNVFHLGVARLLAMDIGTVMILTGALVLLFWIPLRQRPGLGTISNVIVVGLAADAALSLLPEMSSLVARSVLLISAVVVNALATGMYIGAGFGSGPRDGLMTGINARTGWSVRSVRTAIEVTVLLIGCVLGGTFGVGTVLYALTIGPLIQICLPWFRHKPQVTVAPQSEQIV, encoded by the coding sequence ATGCTGCGTCGCTTACTGCAACTTTACGTCGGACTGAGCTTTTACGGGCTTTCTACTGCCATGTTCGTCCGTGCCGATCTCGGTGCCGATCCGTGGAACGTGTTTCACCTGGGCGTTGCCAGACTGCTGGCAATGGATATCGGCACGGTGATGATTTTAACCGGTGCGCTGGTTCTGCTGTTCTGGATCCCGCTGCGCCAGCGTCCGGGGCTTGGGACCATCAGCAACGTGATTGTCGTTGGCCTGGCCGCCGATGCCGCACTGTCGTTGCTGCCTGAAATGAGCTCGCTAGTGGCCCGAAGCGTATTGCTAATCTCCGCCGTGGTGGTGAATGCTCTGGCAACCGGAATGTACATCGGCGCAGGGTTTGGCTCCGGCCCGCGCGATGGCCTGATGACCGGAATAAACGCGCGCACCGGTTGGTCGGTACGCAGCGTGCGCACCGCGATTGAAGTCACAGTCTTGCTGATTGGCTGCGTGCTCGGCGGCACCTTCGGGGTCGGAACGGTGCTGTACGCACTGACTATTGGGCCGCTGATTCAGATCTGCCTGCCGTGGTTTCGTCACAAGCCGCAGGTGACGGTTGCGCCGCAGTCGGAGCAAATTGTTTAA
- a CDS encoding Transcriptional repressor of the lac operon: protein MSELHYVPNRGAQQLAGKRTRTLGLITTDLALHAPSQIASAVKSRAGECGASVLISMVEHPERCQAALQELLAQRVEGLLVNVPLDDRDAEKIRQLAAPVPVLFFDVSPEAKVHRLAFDAQQGATLGAEHLLSLGHRKIALLSGPESSVSSRARLAGWQARLAQDNIIPCAIAHGDWSAASGYEKGHQLLAGNALPDAILVANDQMALGVMRACAEKGVAVPGQISIVGFDDTADSAWFSPPLTTVRQAFREAGERSVEWLLSESADGLWQVQLPVTLVERHSSARHAPQQADREALAQQLKSLALMAEQLARQ from the coding sequence ATGAGTGAACTGCATTACGTACCCAATCGCGGGGCGCAGCAGCTCGCCGGGAAACGCACCCGCACGCTGGGGTTGATCACCACCGATCTGGCGCTGCATGCGCCGTCGCAAATCGCCTCTGCGGTCAAATCCCGCGCGGGCGAGTGTGGCGCAAGCGTGTTGATCTCGATGGTGGAACATCCCGAACGTTGCCAGGCAGCACTTCAGGAACTGCTGGCCCAGCGCGTGGAAGGGTTGCTGGTTAACGTACCGCTCGACGATCGGGATGCCGAAAAAATACGCCAGCTGGCCGCGCCGGTGCCGGTGCTGTTTTTTGATGTTTCCCCTGAAGCAAAAGTGCATCGCCTGGCCTTTGATGCGCAGCAGGGCGCGACGCTGGGCGCGGAGCATTTGCTGTCGCTTGGGCATCGAAAAATTGCCTTGCTCAGCGGGCCAGAAAGTTCCGTTTCATCACGCGCGCGTCTCGCGGGATGGCAAGCGAGGCTGGCGCAGGACAATATTATTCCTTGTGCGATTGCTCACGGCGACTGGAGCGCGGCGTCCGGGTATGAGAAAGGCCATCAGTTGCTGGCGGGGAACGCGTTACCCGATGCCATTCTGGTGGCGAACGATCAGATGGCGCTGGGTGTGATGCGCGCCTGCGCCGAAAAAGGCGTGGCCGTACCTGGGCAGATTTCGATTGTGGGATTTGATGACACCGCCGATAGCGCATGGTTTTCTCCGCCGCTGACCACCGTTCGCCAGGCGTTTCGCGAGGCCGGAGAGCGCAGCGTCGAGTGGCTCCTTTCTGAATCAGCGGACGGTCTCTGGCAGGTGCAGCTTCCGGTCACGCTGGTGGAGCGTCACTCCAGCGCGCGCCACGCCCCGCAGCAGGCCGATCGTGAAGCGCTGGCGCAGCAGCTGAAATCTCTGGCGCTGATGGCCGAGCAGCTGGCGCGGCAATAA
- a CDS encoding Beta-galactosidase, giving the protein MSALSLPSLKSVLARRDWENPGVTQWHRLPAHAPFRSWRDEVQARDEENPSYKRSLNGDWQFSFFTAPEEVPDEWIMEDTVNAIATPVPSNWQMQGFDTPIYTNVTYPIIVNPPFVPTENPTGCYSLTFEVDEQWLESGQTRIVFDGVNSAFYLWCNGEWVGYSQDSRLPAEFDLTAMLKPGSNRLAVMVLRWCDGSYLEDQDMWRMSGIFRDVSLQHKPQTHIADYHHVTELNADYDRAKLQVEVSLGGEKFADCEVALTLWQGDDSIATTSARPGSAVVDERGNWVERLSVSIPVEKPALWSAEVPALYRLTIALRDGQGNLLEVEACDVGFRRVEISNGLLKVNGQPLLIRGVNRHEHHPENGQVMDEATLRRDIELMKQHNFNAVRCSHYPNHPLWYTLCDRYGLYVVDEANIETHGMVPMSRLADDPRWLPAMSERVTRMVQRDRNHPSIIIWSLGNESGHGANHDALYRWIKTTDPTRPVQYEGGGANTAATDIVCPMYARVDQDQPFPAVPKWSIKKWIGMPDETRPLILCEYAHAMGNSFGGFSKYWQAFRSHPRLQGGFVWDWVDQALTKKDDNGQTFWAYGGDFGDKPNDRQFCLNGLVFPDRTPHPALFEAQRAQQFFTFTQVSTSPLVVEVHSDYLFRQTDNESLCWNIMRDGEALASGEVVLSIAPQGTQRIEIALPEITPAEGEVWLNLDVFQTAATSWSPARHRCAWDQFPLPAPLYIAPPVIGKVKPELTVKDDALEITHQGQRWQFDRTSGDLAQWWNNGTATLRSPLVDNFTRAPLDNDIGVSEATRIDPNAWVERWKAAGMYNLTPRLLQCEAEQRSHEVAIFTLHAWEFNGNVLFLSRKIWTVDSSGVLHGDVQIQVAGDIPEPARIGLSCQLTDAPQSASWLGLGPEENYPDRKLAARQGRWTLPLDALHTPYIFPTENGLRCNTRELAFGDHQLRGQFHFSLSRYSQQQLRETTHHHLLEAEPGCWLNIDAFHMGVGGDDSWSPSVSAEFILPHRELRYAFSWRQD; this is encoded by the coding sequence ATGTCTGCTTTATCCCTGCCATCTCTCAAATCTGTTTTAGCTCGCCGTGACTGGGAAAACCCCGGCGTCACGCAGTGGCATCGTCTGCCTGCTCATGCGCCGTTTCGCAGCTGGCGCGATGAAGTTCAGGCGCGTGATGAGGAAAACCCTTCTTATAAACGGTCGCTGAACGGTGACTGGCAGTTCAGCTTTTTCACTGCTCCTGAAGAAGTTCCTGACGAATGGATCATGGAAGATACGGTGAATGCAATCGCCACGCCGGTGCCATCTAACTGGCAGATGCAGGGCTTCGATACGCCGATTTATACCAATGTCACTTATCCGATTATCGTCAATCCTCCCTTTGTGCCAACTGAGAACCCCACGGGTTGTTACTCGCTCACATTTGAGGTGGATGAGCAGTGGCTGGAGAGTGGACAAACGCGCATCGTTTTTGACGGGGTGAACTCGGCGTTTTATCTCTGGTGTAACGGCGAGTGGGTGGGGTACTCCCAGGACAGCCGGCTGCCTGCCGAGTTCGATCTCACCGCTATGTTGAAACCGGGCAGCAACCGTCTGGCGGTGATGGTGCTGCGCTGGTGTGACGGAAGCTATCTGGAAGATCAGGATATGTGGCGCATGAGCGGTATTTTCCGCGACGTGTCGTTGCAGCATAAACCGCAAACTCACATCGCTGATTATCACCACGTCACCGAGCTGAATGCCGATTACGATCGCGCAAAATTGCAGGTAGAAGTCTCGCTTGGCGGAGAAAAATTTGCCGACTGCGAAGTCGCGCTGACACTCTGGCAGGGCGACGATTCGATTGCCACAACCTCCGCCCGCCCCGGCTCTGCGGTTGTTGATGAACGCGGCAACTGGGTTGAACGATTAAGTGTTTCTATTCCCGTTGAAAAACCGGCGCTGTGGAGTGCCGAAGTTCCCGCGCTGTACCGCTTAACGATCGCACTGCGCGACGGACAGGGGAACTTGCTGGAAGTGGAGGCCTGCGATGTCGGCTTCCGCCGCGTGGAAATCAGTAACGGCCTGCTGAAGGTTAACGGTCAGCCGCTGTTGATCCGAGGGGTGAATCGCCACGAGCATCATCCTGAAAACGGCCAGGTGATGGATGAAGCCACCCTGCGCCGCGACATCGAACTGATGAAACAGCACAACTTTAACGCCGTGCGCTGTTCGCACTACCCTAACCATCCGCTGTGGTACACACTTTGCGACCGCTACGGCCTGTACGTAGTGGATGAGGCAAACATCGAAACCCACGGCATGGTGCCGATGAGCCGTCTGGCGGACGATCCGCGCTGGCTACCGGCCATGAGCGAGCGCGTGACGCGCATGGTGCAGCGCGACCGCAATCATCCGTCGATCATTATCTGGTCGCTGGGCAACGAGTCTGGCCACGGCGCGAATCACGATGCCCTGTATCGCTGGATAAAAACCACCGACCCGACGCGTCCCGTTCAATATGAAGGCGGCGGGGCAAACACCGCCGCGACGGATATCGTCTGCCCGATGTACGCCCGTGTCGATCAGGATCAGCCGTTCCCGGCGGTACCCAAATGGTCGATTAAGAAATGGATCGGCATGCCGGACGAGACACGCCCGCTGATTCTGTGCGAGTACGCCCACGCGATGGGCAACAGCTTTGGCGGGTTTTCCAAATACTGGCAGGCGTTCCGTAGCCATCCGCGTCTGCAGGGCGGATTCGTCTGGGACTGGGTGGATCAGGCGCTGACCAAAAAAGATGACAACGGCCAGACATTCTGGGCCTACGGCGGTGATTTTGGTGATAAGCCTAATGACCGTCAGTTTTGCCTGAACGGACTGGTGTTCCCGGATCGTACCCCGCATCCGGCTTTGTTTGAGGCCCAGCGTGCACAGCAATTTTTCACCTTCACCCAGGTGAGCACTTCGCCGCTGGTGGTGGAAGTACATAGCGATTACCTGTTCCGTCAGACCGACAACGAATCCCTGTGCTGGAATATCATGCGCGACGGCGAGGCGCTGGCGAGTGGCGAAGTCGTGCTGTCGATTGCGCCGCAGGGCACGCAGCGTATTGAGATTGCCCTGCCGGAAATCACCCCTGCAGAGGGAGAAGTTTGGCTGAATCTTGACGTTTTCCAGACGGCGGCAACGAGCTGGTCGCCAGCCCGTCATCGCTGCGCCTGGGATCAATTCCCTCTGCCCGCGCCGCTTTATATTGCACCGCCTGTCATCGGAAAGGTCAAACCGGAGCTGACGGTCAAAGATGACGCGCTGGAAATCACCCATCAGGGACAGCGCTGGCAGTTTGATCGCACTAGCGGGGATCTCGCCCAGTGGTGGAATAACGGCACAGCAACGCTGCGCTCGCCGCTTGTCGACAACTTTACCCGCGCGCCGCTGGATAATGATATTGGCGTCAGCGAAGCGACGCGCATCGATCCGAATGCCTGGGTAGAACGCTGGAAAGCGGCGGGCATGTACAATCTGACGCCGCGCCTGTTGCAATGCGAGGCGGAACAGCGCTCGCATGAAGTGGCAATCTTCACCCTGCACGCCTGGGAGTTCAATGGCAACGTGCTGTTCCTGAGTCGGAAAATCTGGACGGTAGACAGCAGCGGTGTATTGCACGGCGATGTGCAAATTCAGGTGGCGGGCGATATCCCGGAACCGGCGCGTATCGGTTTGAGCTGCCAGCTGACAGACGCACCGCAGTCCGCAAGCTGGCTGGGCCTCGGGCCAGAGGAAAACTATCCGGACAGAAAACTGGCCGCACGTCAGGGGCGCTGGACGCTGCCGCTCGACGCGCTGCATACGCCGTACATCTTCCCGACGGAAAATGGCCTGCGCTGCAATACACGCGAACTGGCATTTGGCGATCATCAGTTGCGAGGTCAGTTCCACTTCTCGCTCAGCCGCTACAGCCAGCAGCAGCTGCGTGAGACGACTCATCACCATTTACTGGAAGCGGAGCCGGGCTGTTGGCTGAACATCGATGCGTTCCATATGGGCGTGGGCGGTGATGACTCCTGGAGCCCGAGCGTGTCGGCGGAGTTTATCCTGCCGCACAGGGAACTGCGTTACGCGTTTAGCTGGCGACAGGACTAA
- a CDS encoding RNA signal recognition particle 4.5S RNA, whose amino-acid sequence MAAKAAPLFKEFGAIRIVECWADDVPDGKLTDFRMAVKAEEGEEVVFSWIEYPSKAVRDEANKKLMSDPRMKEFGESMPFDGKRMIYGGFAPLLDE is encoded by the coding sequence ATGGCAGCAAAAGCGGCCCCGTTGTTCAAAGAGTTTGGTGCGATACGGATCGTGGAGTGCTGGGCCGACGATGTGCCCGATGGAAAGCTGACCGATTTTCGCATGGCGGTAAAAGCCGAAGAGGGCGAAGAGGTGGTCTTTAGCTGGATTGAATATCCGTCGAAAGCCGTTCGCGATGAGGCGAATAAAAAGCTGATGTCCGACCCGCGTATGAAAGAGTTCGGCGAGTCGATGCCTTTTGACGGCAAACGGATGATCTACGGTGGATTTGCGCCGCTGCTGGACGAGTAA